A section of the Oncorhynchus gorbuscha isolate QuinsamMale2020 ecotype Even-year linkage group LG04, OgorEven_v1.0, whole genome shotgun sequence genome encodes:
- the LOC124033064 gene encoding PDZ domain-containing protein 2-like — protein sequence MPITQENALSHLPLLEDWLLGVQTRDQDNYGDPDQQSTISRDPDQDSYQESEHEVDACGTVSDGTVSDGTSGDMSLCQASIQKLMEYIQLNFTEDEEPNVVAQPTMPGGGVDAAVRAVCLTKREGDGAELGLSFGNIPIFGDPEGENRKKGGGRRRRKGDQGPVLDVGCIWVTEVRKRSPAAMCGRIKLRDELLSLNGQLMVGVDVSRTGNSSQV from the exons ATGCCCATCACCCAGGAGAACGCCCTGAGCCACCTCCCCCTGTTGGAGGACTGGCTCCTGGGGGTACAGACCAGGGACCAGGACAACTATGGAGACCCAGACCAGCAGTCAACCATCAGCAGAGACCCAGACCAAGACTCTTACCAG GAGTCAGAACACGAGGTGGATGCCTGCGGCACGGTCAGCGACGGCACGGTCAGCGACGGCACCAGCGGAGACATGTCTCTATGTCAGGCCTCCATACAGAAGCTGATGGAATACATTCAGCTCAACTTCACCGAGGACGAAGAGCCCAACGTCGTGGCACAACCCACAATGCCGGGCGGAGGTGTGGACGCGGCGGTGCGAGCCGTGTGTCTCACCAAGAGGGAGGGGGACGGGGCAGAGCTGGGACTGAGTTTCGGTAACATCCCGATATTCGGGGATCCGGAGGGGGAGaacaggaagaagggaggagggaggaggaggaggaagggggatcaGGGACCCGTGTTGGACGTGGGGTGTATCTGGGTGACGGAGGTGAGGAAGAGAAGTCCGGCGGCGATGTGCGGTAGAATTAAACTACGAGACGAGTTGCTGTCACTCAACGGTCAGCTGATGGTGGGCGTCGACGTCAGTAGAACAGGGAACTCCAGCCAG GTCTAg